The sequence gtttaatatttaattttttgggcatgttttatttaattacatgactttgtattttttatgtatatgcTTATGATGTTGGGCCTAGAATAGGAATATATTAGTATTTAgggttataaaataataaaaatagaataagatgcgaataaaaatattaaaagtgctGTAAGTAAAACTAGACTACACAATTATCTAATCAATAATGGTCGTTGcttaaaaagagaagaaaaaaaaaccccaaAGAGGCAGTTTATGTGTCAACGCATCACTTAATAACGTATCTTACTCAAGTAATCACAACGCATCCATGTTACTTAATTAGCTTGTGAAGCACACCTGAATGTTACTCTCAAATAGCATTGTGACCATTAGATGGCAATACTCTGTACACACTTTGATGAATTTATGGTGAAGATGGTGTAGAAGAGTACATAAGAACGTATCGGATAAAAACTACCTCCATTCACCTACCGCCGAAGGGCCCACACTCTATGCTGATTGCTGAGTTGTTGGCTACGGCACCGTTATATACCACGCTTTTGTCTTCCTTCCATTGCCAAATTCTCAATTCAATTCTGTTCATCCTTTGCTTcccaaagaaagagaaaataaaaagcaatGGGTAGCCTTGAAGCGGAAAGAACAACAGTAGGATTGGCAGCAAGAGACCCTTCAGGGATTCTCTCCCCATACACCTACAATCTAAGGTCATCTCAATTtctatctattttaatttaataataattagtgtTTCTGATTTTATGCTTCATACTCTACTATCTTATCTAGTTCTGACCTTGTGTAGCATTTAttgtgtgtaaaaaaaaaatgtataaaacatGCAGAAACACAGGCCCTGATGATGTTTACATAAAAGTTCACTACTGTGGAATTTGCCATTCTGATCTCCACCAGATTAAAAATGATCTTGGCATGTCCAACTATCCCATGGTCCCAGGGTACACTTTCTCGTTAATCATTAGTATTATTCTTTATTAATGTTGTTACCCCTTACCAATATTGAATATGATGATTGTTTTGTTGTTCCAGACATGAAGTGGTTGGTGAGGTACTGGAGGTGGGGTCAGACGTTAGCAGGTTCAGAGTGGGAGAGTTGGTGGGAGTTGGACTCCTCGTAGGTTGCTGCAAAAACTGCCAGCCATGCCAACAAGACATTGAGAATTACTGCAGCAAGAAGATCTGGTCTTACAATGATGTTTATGTCGATGGAAAACCCACGCAGGGTGGCTTTGCTGAAACCATGGTCGTTGagcaaaagtaaattaaaaaccaATCCTTTCTAATTATTACACTTTCCACTACatgtttaatcattttttttttaaatcttttgagggtgttttaattaatttgattttgtatATTTGGGGTGTCAGGTTTGTGGTGAAAATTCCAGAGGGTTTGGCGCCAGAGCAAGTGGCACCATTACTGTGTGCGGGTGTGACAGTGTACAGTCCACTGGTACACTTTGGGCTGAAAGAGAGTGGGCTGAGAGGTGGAATATTGGGGCTTGGAGGAGTGGGACACATGGGGGTGAAGATAGCAAAGGCACTGGGTCACCATGTGACTGTGATAAGCTCTTCTGACAAGAAGAAACAGGAGGCACTTGAGCACCTTGGAGCTGATCAATATCTTGTTAGCTCTGATGTCACTGCCATGCAGGAAGCTGCTGATTCACTTGACTACATCATTGACACTGTGCCTGTTGGTCACCCTCTTGAGCCTTATCTCTCTTTGCTCAAACTTGATGGCAAGTTGATCTTGATGGGTGTCATCAACACCCCTCTTCAATTTGTTAGCCCCATGGTCATGCTAGGTAATTCTGTTGCActctctaatttttatttttttagaatttcaattattttgtaaattttttaaagtaacacTTTCaaaataagaggaaaaaaaattaaacgggCACACTGATCAAACTcttcaaataattattacacaagttaacaattttattaaatataataattaattgcaCTAGAagtgaattattataattaaattttaatgatgGGTATTTGTGTTGTGAAGGGAGGAGGTCAATCACGG comes from Glycine soja cultivar W05 chromosome 20, ASM419377v2, whole genome shotgun sequence and encodes:
- the LOC114403367 gene encoding probable cinnamyl alcohol dehydrogenase, with product MGSLEAERTTVGLAARDPSGILSPYTYNLRNTGPDDVYIKVHYCGICHSDLHQIKNDLGMSNYPMVPGHEVVGEVLEVGSDVSRFRVGELVGVGLLVGCCKNCQPCQQDIENYCSKKIWSYNDVYVDGKPTQGGFAETMVVEQKFVVKIPEGLAPEQVAPLLCAGVTVYSPLVHFGLKESGLRGGILGLGGVGHMGVKIAKALGHHVTVISSSDKKKQEALEHLGADQYLVSSDVTAMQEAADSLDYIIDTVPVGHPLEPYLSLLKLDGKLILMGVINTPLQFVSPMVMLGRRSITGSFIGSMKETEEMLEFWKEKGLSSMIEVVNMDYINKAFERLEKNDVRYRFVVDVKGSKLVD